The proteins below come from a single Oxyura jamaicensis isolate SHBP4307 breed ruddy duck chromosome 1, BPBGC_Ojam_1.0, whole genome shotgun sequence genomic window:
- the TMEM52B gene encoding transmembrane protein 52B: MHSLVMICFVLGCFLWFPQVRGEEGCLNAEFCSGTEWVRLWYIWLVVVIGGLLLLCGLVSVCMRCCFHCHQGGDESGPQPYEVTVIAFDHDSTLQNTITSLHSVFGPAARRILAVAHSHSTVQGTTPLSASDTPPVYEEALHMSRFTVAKAGQKVTDVDPVPKAKLQTSAEVKDAQPVFPGC, from the exons ATGCATAGCCTAGTCATGATCTGCTTTGTTTTAGGGTGTTTCTTATGG tTCCCCCAAGTGAGAGGTGAGGAAGGGTGTCTCAATGCAGAATT CTGTTCAGGTACCGAGTGGGTCCGTCTGTGGTATATCTG GCTGGTGGTTGTGATTGGTGGACTGCTTCTTCTGTGTGGCCTGGTTTCTGTCTGCATGAGGTGCTGTTTTCATTGCCATCAAGGAGGGGACGAATCAGGTCCTCAGCCCTACGAGGTCACCGTCATTGCTTTTGATCATGACAGCACCCTCCAGAACACCATTACCT CTCTCCATTCGGTGTTTGGACCTGCTGCCAGGAGAATACTAGCAGTGGCACACTCCCATAGCACTGTGCAGGGAACAACACCCCTCTCGGCGTCAGACACCCCTCCAGTCTACGAGGAAGCTCTGCACATGAGCAGGTTCACAGTTGCCAAGGCTGGGCAGAAAGTGACAGATGTGGATCCAGTGCCCAAAGCAAAACTGCAAACATCTGCTGAGGTCAAGGATGCCCAGCCAGTCTTCCCAGGATGCTAA